Genomic segment of Murdochiella vaginalis:
ATGAGAATCTTGGGCATTGATCCCGGCTTAGCGCGCATGGGCTACGGAATTGTAGATTTTGACGGTAATTTTATTCGTATGGTGACCTTCGGCTGTATTGAGACACCTGCACACATGCCGCTTCCGACAAGACTCCGACAAATAGATGAGCAATTGGATCAGCTGCTTAAAGACGCCGCGCCGGATGAGGCAGCCTTTGAGGAGCTGTTTTTCTATCAGAATAAGACCACGGGTATTACGGTCGCACAGGCGCGTGGCGTGGAGGTGAATGCTGTCGAACGTCTGCATATACCGCTCTATGAATATACACCGGGGCAGATCAAGCAAGCCATCACCGGCTATGGTCGTGCAAATAAGGCGCAGATGCAGAATGCGGTAAAAATGCTGTTGCGCATGGAAAATATTCCGAAACCGGACGATGCCGCAGACGGGCTCGCCGTAGCTATCACGCATGCCTTTGGGCAGCGATTCAAAGAACAGCAACGAATGAGGTAGTCATGTACGCATATATTATCGGTCAGGTCACCGCCATGGAGTCCGAAAAACTGATTTTGGAAAACAACGGCATCGGCTATGAGTTGACGACTTCCACGAAGGCGATGTCTCGCTTTCAAGTAGGGGAAGAAGTAAAGGTCTATACGCGCTACATTGTGCGTGAAGACGGCGTTTTTCTCTATGGCTTTTATGATGAACAGGAACGGGAGATGTTTGATCAGCTGACGAAGGTGTCTGCCGTCGGACCGAAGGTGGCGATTTCCATCTTATCTGCGGTCGGCGTAGAAGGCATTGTGCATGCCGTACAGCACCAGGAGCTTTCCATTTTGACAAAGGCGCCCGGCGTCGGTAAAAAAACAGCCGGTCGGATTTTGTTGGAATTGGTGGATCAGATCAACGTTTTTTCGACTGTGACAAGCCCTCTTCCGCAAGAGGATGGGGAAGAACAGGCGGAATTTGCCGTGGCGCTGCAAGGCCTCATCAATCTTGGATATCAGCGCAGCGAAGCCATGCGCGCTTTAAACGGATTGGATACCTCGCTTCCGCTTTCCGCGCTGATGCGTATGGCTTTACAAAGACTCGGATCATAATAGAGCGGTAGGAAGGAAACGGCTTTGGAACAGGATCGCATCATCGATATTCAGGCGAATTCGGAAGACACCTTTAATGAAGGCAATCTTCGTCCGCGTTGGCTTAAAGAATATATCGGACAAGAAAAGACAAAAGAAAAATTAAAAATATTTATGAATGCCGCAAAAACACGTGGCGAGGCGCTGGATCATGTGCTTCTTTCCGGCCCTCCGGGCTTAGGTAAAACCACTCTTGCTGGCATCATTGCCAATGAGATGGGATCGCGGCTGAAAATCACATCCGGGCCGGCCATTGAACGGCAGGGAGACCTAGCGAGCATTTTGACAAATTTGCATCGCGGGGATGTGCTTTTTATTGATGAAATTCATCGAATCAATCGAAATATCGAGGAAGTTCTGTATTCTTCCATGGAAGACTTTGCTCTCGACATCATGGTGGGGAAGGGCACGACCGCACAGAGCCTTCGCCTGGAATTGGAGCCCTTTACGCTCATCGGTGCGACGACTCGAAGCGGCATGCTTTCATCTCCCCTTCGTGATCGCTTCGGCGTGTTGATTACGTTTGAACCCTATCAACCGGATGAATTGGCGCGCGTTGTCAATCGATCGGCAAGTATTCTTGACATACCCATTGATGCGGAATGCGGCATGGAAATCGGTCGACGATCCCGCGGTACACCGCGTGTCGCCAATCGACTGCTGCGTCGAGTGCGAGACTTTGCTGAGGTCTGCGGAGAAGGAAAAATTACGCCGCAAATTACGCAGGAAGCGCTTCGCTTGTTGGAAGTGGATGAATTGGGATTGGATCGTGATGATCGCCGTTTCCTAAACGTGATTGCCGAGCTTTTTGGCGGCGGACCGGTGGGACTGGACACGGTCGCTGCTTCCATGGGAGAAGAAAGTCGCACGATTGAAGACGTCATTGAACCGTTTTTAATGCAAATCGGCTTTTTGGCGCGTACCCCGCGCGGACGAGTTCTGACCACAAGCGCCTATCGCTATATGGGAAAAGCGATTCCTTCCCGTAATTTATTGGAATAAAGGTTCTTGCTTGCTGTTCGAGCCGATGAAAAGCAAGGAATGCCGGTGCTTTTTGTACCGCAGTACCGAAATAGAAAAAGGAGAAACGATGAAAACATCGGATTTTCACTATACCTTAGATCGAAAGCTGATTGCGCAGCATCCGACAAAAAAAAGAGAGGACTGCCGCCTGCTGGTTCTCGATCGGGACACGGGGGAGATGACGCATGACCACTTCTCCTACCTTCTTGAGTATCTGGAGCCGGGAGACGCCCTCATCATGAACGACACCAAGGTAATTCCGGCACGCCTCTTCGGTCATCGGGAAGGCAAAGAAGAACGTGTTGAAGTGTTACTTCTACGTCGCGAAAAAGGCGATCTGTGGGAATGCTTGGTCAAGCCGGGAAAGAAAATGCGCGAAGGCGCGGTTCTTTTTTTTGCTGCAGGAGACGAAACGCTCATGACGGGTACGGTGGAATCGATTAAAGACGAGGGACAACGCCTGATTCGCTTCTCCTATGAGGGCGTTTGGGAAGAAGTGCTGGATCGTGTAGGAACCATGCCTACGCCGCCATACATTACAGAAAAGCTCAAAAACAAAGACGATTATCAAACGGTCTATGCGAAGGTGGATGGTTCTGCGGCCGCGCCGACGGCAGGGCTTCATTTTTCCAAACCCATGCTTGCCGAATTGGAGAAGCGCGGCATTCGTCTGGGCTATCTCACGTTGCATGTCGGTCTTGGGACGTTTCGTCCGGTTTCGGAAGAGAATATTGAAGATCACCCCATGCATTCTGAGTTTTACGTTCTTCCACAGGAGACGGCGGATCTTATCGCGCAAACGAAGAAAGAGGGACATCGTGTGATCTCTGTCGGCACGACTTCTACCCGCACGCTGGAAAGCGTCGCACAAAAATATGGCACGCTAAAGGGCGATACCGGCTGGACGGATATCTTCATCTATCCCGGCTATACGTATCGCGTGATTGACGGCATTATCACGAATTTTCACCTTCCGGAATCGACGCTCATTATGATGATTTCGGCCCTGGTCGGACGAGAGCGTATTTTGCACGCCTATGAAGTGGCCAATGCGCTTCGGTATCGATTTTTCAGCTTCGGCGATGCCATGCTCATTTTACCGAGGAAGGATACCAAACCCGCCAACGCCTTGCGGGGGGTAGCAGTACATCACGACGCATTTCTTGCGGAAACGGAACATGACGGACCGGATCCGCAGGATGAAATTTTTAAGGAGTCTTCATGCGAGCAGTAACGTATGAGCTGGTGCATCAATCCAAGGATTGCGGCGCACGTGCGGGTATTTTGCATACACCACACGGCGATATTTTAACGCCGGTTTTTATGCCGGTGGGAACCCAGGCGACCGTCAAGGCGATGACAACACCGGAATTAAAAGCAATCGGCGCGCAAATTCTCTTATCCAACACATATCATCTGTTTCTTCGTCCAGGCGCGGAAGTGGTGCAAAAGGCCGGCGGCCTGCATCGTTTTATGAATTGGGATGGCGCCATGCTGACGGATTCCGGCGGATATCAGGTGTTCAGCTTTGCCGACCGCAAGTCCATCACCGAAGAGGGGGTTACCTTTCAGTCGCATCTGGACGGTTCCGCAAAATTCATTTCGCCGGAAGTATCTATCGGCGTGCAGGAAGCGCTCGGCGCGGACATCATGATGGCTTTCGATGAGTGCGTACCGTATGAGGCCGATGAGGCCTATACCGAAGCGTCCATGCATCGAACGTTGCGTTGGTTGGATCGTTGCATGGCCAAGAAAACCCGAACAGATCAGGCCCTTTTCGGGATCGTACAGGGGGGCTTTAGCGAGCGCTTACGCAAGGAATCCGCTATGGAAACCACGTCAAGAGATTTAGATGGCTATGCCGTCGGCGGCATCAGCGTTGGCGAACCGCATGAAGAATTTCTGCGCATATTGCGTTACACAACGCCCTATTTGCCTGCGGATAAGCCGCGGTATAACATGGGCATCGGCACGCCGGATTATCTCTTCGATTCAGTCGAAGCCGGCATTGATATGTGCGATTGTGTTTTACCTACGCGTGTAGCACGAAACGGACAGGCTCTTGTACATGATGGAAAGCGGAATATGCGTAATGCCCGGTATAAAGAGGACTTTACGCCGCTGGATGCGGATTGTTCCTGCCCCACCTGTACCAATTACACGCGCGCGTATCTGCGTCACCTGGTTACAGTGGGAGAGATTTTGGGTTCGCGTCTGCTCAGTCTGCACAATTTGTATTTTCTGTTGCATATGATGCAGGAAATGCGCGAAGCGATTCTGAACGATGCATTTTTAGCTTTTAAAGAATCCTTTTTAAGCCGCTATATGGCGAAACAGGAGTGATGAGCACAGTCCGCACAGCCTTTCATTGGCTTTTCGTGCTGTGATACAATAAAACGAATTGGGAAAAAACAGACGGCCATGCCGTAAACGAAAAAGGAGAAGAAAATGCCGAATAATTTTTATCCAATTGCCATGTTGGCGGTGATGTTTGGGGCTATGTATTTTTTGATGATCCGTCCGCAAAAAAAACGCCAGGAAGAGATGGCAAAGGTTCGCGATAACCTGAAAATTGGCGATACGATTGTGACCATCGGAGGAATTCGCGGTAATGTCGTGTCCCTTACGGAAGATGCGTTTGAAATCGAAACCGGTCGGGATCATCACCGCATGGAATTTTTGCGCAATGCGCTCTCCTATGTCGTTAAGCCGGTAGAAGGCTACGAGAAAAAGGAGAATGGTCTGCAGTGGGAAGGCGAAGCCGACACGGAGCCGGATACGGTGCAAAAAGCGGATCACGACGAGCAAAGCAATCAAGAATAAGTTATGTGGCGATAAGGAGTGTGCATGCGCTGGTTCCTGAAGAACAACCGAGCTGCTTATGAGGAACTGAGTAAGAAGACCTCTTTGCCGCCGCTTACCCGCTTATTATTGGCCAATCGCGGCGTAAAAGCAGAAGAAGCGGACGCATTTCTTCATCCCCAAGAGAAGGATTTTCATGATCCCTTTCTTTTTTCGGAAATGGAAATTGTAGTTTCTTATATTATGGAAAGCCTTGCTTCCGATACCCCCATACGCATTATTGGCGACTATGATCAGGATGGCGTTGCGGCTACCGCTATTTTGGTCAAAGGGCTGCGTTACTTTGCCGAGAGGGAAGGAAAGGATCCGATAACGGCGGTCAGCTACGCCATTCCGGATCGCATCGAGGACGGCTATGGCATCAATCCCTCGCTGGTCGCACAAGCCGAGGAAGAGGGAGTCGGCCTCATCATCACGGTGGATAACGGTGTGGCGGCCTTTGCGGGGTTGGAAGAAGCGGTTGCGCGGCAGATTCCTGTGATCGTAACGGATCATCACGAACCGGCCATCGTGGAGGGAGAAGCAAAACGTCCGCCCTGTGAGGCACTCCTTAATCCCAAATTTCCCGGCGAAACCTATCCCTTTGATTCTCTATGTGGCGCTGGCATTGCTTTTAAGCTTATGCAGGCTTTATCGCGCTATGCGGATGTTCCGTTGCCTATTTTTGATGAATTGCTAAGCCTTGCTACGCTGGGAACCATCTGTGACATGATGGATCTGAAAGGGGAAAATCGCGTCATCGTAACGCTTGGCCTACAGGCACTTAATGCCACCACAAATCCCGGCTTGCGCGCTCTTCTTGCTGCAAATTCTTGGAATCGTCCGGTCAGCGCGTATACGGTAGGCTTCATTATCGGTCCTTGCATTAATTCGTCCGGGCGATTACTGACTGCCCGCCTTGGAGTGGAGCTTTTTTTAGAACACGATCCGGAAACCGTCAACGCCTATGCACGCGAGTTGTATGCTCTGAATGAAGAACGAAAAGCTATGACACGAGAGGGCGTCGAAGTCGCTTTATCCGTGCTGGAAAAACGACCTTTACCCCAGGTGATCGTCGAGGTGTTACCGGATGTGCATGAAAGCTTATGCGGACTGATTGCCGGACGCATAAAGGATCGGTTTTACCGGCCAACGCTGATCTTTACGCCGGCGCAGGTCGGAAAAAAACTTCTAAAAGGATCCGGTCGCAGTGTAGAAGCCTATGACATGTTTTCATCCCTGAATCGTCACCGCGAGGAGTATGTTGCCTTCGGCGGGCATCGCATGGCCTGCGGCATTACCATCGAAGAAGAGAAGATTGATTCCTTGCGAACGATATGGAATCGGGAAGCGAATTTATCCGCGTCGGATATGGAGCCCTCTATCGAAGCGGATGGAAAACTTTCTTTTTCCGGGCTTCACGTCGATGCGATGGAGCAGCTTGCTTCTCTCGCACCCTTTGGAAAGGGCAATCCGTCTCCGCTTTTTGCGGCTATGGGAGTCAATGTTCTGGGCTTGCGATTGGTAGGGAAGAACCAAAACGTTTTGCAGGCTCGTCTGGAATCGCAGGGCGTGCCGATGCAGGCCGTAGCATTTTCCGGAGACGTGTTGTTACAAACGATGCAGCAGTCCTGCCCGGACGAGAGGAAGTCGGATCTTGTCGCGGCACTTCGCGGTCAGCCGTCCGGCTTGCGCCTGGATATTTTGTACTGCCCGGAATGGAATGAATACAACGGCCGCAAATCCATTCAATTAAAATTAGCCGATATGCGTATCAGTGCGCTATAATAATGTAATTCGTTAGACAAGCGGTTCAGAAGAAGGATTTTACGTGGTGAGGGGGATGACATGACGATCGACCAATTGATCCATGCGGTAAAAGCCTATCATCCATCAACGGATGAGGCATTAATTCGTCGTGCCTATCATATGGCCGCCTCGGCGCATGAGGGCCAAAAGCGCAATTCCGGTGAACCGTATATTATTCATCCCTTACATGTTGCCATGATTCTGGCGGAGCTGCAGATGGACGATCAAACCATCTGTGCAG
This window contains:
- the ruvC gene encoding crossover junction endodeoxyribonuclease RuvC, with amino-acid sequence MRILGIDPGLARMGYGIVDFDGNFIRMVTFGCIETPAHMPLPTRLRQIDEQLDQLLKDAAPDEAAFEELFFYQNKTTGITVAQARGVEVNAVERLHIPLYEYTPGQIKQAITGYGRANKAQMQNAVKMLLRMENIPKPDDAADGLAVAITHAFGQRFKEQQRMR
- the ruvA gene encoding Holliday junction branch migration protein RuvA encodes the protein MYAYIIGQVTAMESEKLILENNGIGYELTTSTKAMSRFQVGEEVKVYTRYIVREDGVFLYGFYDEQEREMFDQLTKVSAVGPKVAISILSAVGVEGIVHAVQHQELSILTKAPGVGKKTAGRILLELVDQINVFSTVTSPLPQEDGEEQAEFAVALQGLINLGYQRSEAMRALNGLDTSLPLSALMRMALQRLGS
- the ruvB gene encoding Holliday junction branch migration DNA helicase RuvB, translating into MEQDRIIDIQANSEDTFNEGNLRPRWLKEYIGQEKTKEKLKIFMNAAKTRGEALDHVLLSGPPGLGKTTLAGIIANEMGSRLKITSGPAIERQGDLASILTNLHRGDVLFIDEIHRINRNIEEVLYSSMEDFALDIMVGKGTTAQSLRLELEPFTLIGATTRSGMLSSPLRDRFGVLITFEPYQPDELARVVNRSASILDIPIDAECGMEIGRRSRGTPRVANRLLRRVRDFAEVCGEGKITPQITQEALRLLEVDELGLDRDDRRFLNVIAELFGGGPVGLDTVAASMGEESRTIEDVIEPFLMQIGFLARTPRGRVLTTSAYRYMGKAIPSRNLLE
- the queA gene encoding tRNA preQ1(34) S-adenosylmethionine ribosyltransferase-isomerase QueA → MKTSDFHYTLDRKLIAQHPTKKREDCRLLVLDRDTGEMTHDHFSYLLEYLEPGDALIMNDTKVIPARLFGHREGKEERVEVLLLRREKGDLWECLVKPGKKMREGAVLFFAAGDETLMTGTVESIKDEGQRLIRFSYEGVWEEVLDRVGTMPTPPYITEKLKNKDDYQTVYAKVDGSAAAPTAGLHFSKPMLAELEKRGIRLGYLTLHVGLGTFRPVSEENIEDHPMHSEFYVLPQETADLIAQTKKEGHRVISVGTTSTRTLESVAQKYGTLKGDTGWTDIFIYPGYTYRVIDGIITNFHLPESTLIMMISALVGRERILHAYEVANALRYRFFSFGDAMLILPRKDTKPANALRGVAVHHDAFLAETEHDGPDPQDEIFKESSCEQ
- the tgt gene encoding tRNA guanosine(34) transglycosylase Tgt gives rise to the protein MRAVTYELVHQSKDCGARAGILHTPHGDILTPVFMPVGTQATVKAMTTPELKAIGAQILLSNTYHLFLRPGAEVVQKAGGLHRFMNWDGAMLTDSGGYQVFSFADRKSITEEGVTFQSHLDGSAKFISPEVSIGVQEALGADIMMAFDECVPYEADEAYTEASMHRTLRWLDRCMAKKTRTDQALFGIVQGGFSERLRKESAMETTSRDLDGYAVGGISVGEPHEEFLRILRYTTPYLPADKPRYNMGIGTPDYLFDSVEAGIDMCDCVLPTRVARNGQALVHDGKRNMRNARYKEDFTPLDADCSCPTCTNYTRAYLRHLVTVGEILGSRLLSLHNLYFLLHMMQEMREAILNDAFLAFKESFLSRYMAKQE
- the yajC gene encoding preprotein translocase subunit YajC, which produces MPNNFYPIAMLAVMFGAMYFLMIRPQKKRQEEMAKVRDNLKIGDTIVTIGGIRGNVVSLTEDAFEIETGRDHHRMEFLRNALSYVVKPVEGYEKKENGLQWEGEADTEPDTVQKADHDEQSNQE
- the recJ gene encoding single-stranded-DNA-specific exonuclease RecJ; this encodes MRWFLKNNRAAYEELSKKTSLPPLTRLLLANRGVKAEEADAFLHPQEKDFHDPFLFSEMEIVVSYIMESLASDTPIRIIGDYDQDGVAATAILVKGLRYFAEREGKDPITAVSYAIPDRIEDGYGINPSLVAQAEEEGVGLIITVDNGVAAFAGLEEAVARQIPVIVTDHHEPAIVEGEAKRPPCEALLNPKFPGETYPFDSLCGAGIAFKLMQALSRYADVPLPIFDELLSLATLGTICDMMDLKGENRVIVTLGLQALNATTNPGLRALLAANSWNRPVSAYTVGFIIGPCINSSGRLLTARLGVELFLEHDPETVNAYARELYALNEERKAMTREGVEVALSVLEKRPLPQVIVEVLPDVHESLCGLIAGRIKDRFYRPTLIFTPAQVGKKLLKGSGRSVEAYDMFSSLNRHREEYVAFGGHRMACGITIEEEKIDSLRTIWNREANLSASDMEPSIEADGKLSFSGLHVDAMEQLASLAPFGKGNPSPLFAAMGVNVLGLRLVGKNQNVLQARLESQGVPMQAVAFSGDVLLQTMQQSCPDERKSDLVAALRGQPSGLRLDILYCPEWNEYNGRKSIQLKLADMRISAL